TTGGAGGACCTATGATGTGAATGTCGTCATCACCCTCTTAGGACGAAGAAGTGGGAGTAGTAGAAGCCCCACCTGGAGCAGCAGTAGCAGCTTTGGCAGCAGAGATAGAAACAAATGCCATTGTCATCCCCGTAGTAGAAGTAGTAATAGGGATGTTGGTAGTAGTGGTTGCAGCCAtggtagaagatgaagaggaggcaCTACTAGAATGAAGGCCAGATTGAGTAGTCATGCAATGAAATTTTCAAATAAAGAAGGGTttgcagagaaagtaagaaaGTCTTGAGAGAGACGAATTTTTAGGAAGTGCTTAATGAAAGTAATGAGTAATGATGAGGACATGGGAATAccaaaagaatttaaattaatGAAAAGCCCATTAGAAACGTTAACATTCCTAAAAACACACGGACCGTTTCATTTCCTTATAACCATTTTCcaagttttaaaaatttgaaagaaacATGTGAAGAACACGTGATTTAGTAAAATTACTTTGACACAAGTTTTAAAGGACAAAACTGAGATCTTTTGTAGTCGAAAATGTTTTAATGCTCTTTGAAATCGAAAAATTTGTTGGTGATAATGCGCATGGAATGAGATACAAATAACAATCGAACCACGTATGTAAAAAGAAAGTATCTCAACAAATATTGTCGTTaacaaaacaaagaaagtaaaaaaTACTAAACAAAATAAGGGCAATTAGAGTAAGCTCCTTAACATTAGCTTCAGATCCTATTGAGGTTGTCCAGCTTCGAATATTCGTGTGTTAAGCGTTAGTGGTTTGAGTGACAACTTTGACTAAAACATCTCGACCTGTAAGCTTGGAAGCATGAGTTTTTTCAATCATTTCCAGTCGAAGAGAAAGGGCAGAATTGGTGGATGCAACTTTGTTTCATTTCCAGTCAAAGAGAAAGGGCAGCATTTTCAATCGAAGTCGACCAAAAAACGAGTAGAACAGTATCACGAATAAAAAGAATTATACAAACAAATATTTATCAGAAGTGAACATGAAAGTAGAATCAAACAGACTTGAAATGAAAATTTGTGTTGTTGAGTGAAAGTCTTCTGTAATTCTTTGCTTCTTCTATTTATAGAGAAAACTCTTGATTCATTAGAAGTTTTTCTTGGTAGTTACGTAGGTTTTCCCACATTCTTTCTAAACTTGCTCCTCAAAATCATACACCCAAGTTCTGCTTCAACTTGGGAGTCAAGTAATGCACCTCACGTTCATGATAGTTTATTCATTTGGatcaaattacaaaatttaagcACGTGTTAATTATGATCCTTTATCCATATCTTCGACACCCTTTGTTACTTTCATCTTTTTTAACCAATATCTTATAGAAGAATCTTTGGTGAATACCCTTAGAAGTATCTTTTTACTTGGTCAACTGAATACATGTCAAATGTAAAAATATCACCCACAAAACCGATCTCTTCATTTTCGACTTCACAGCTTAATATAATGTATTTGTATCGAGGATTGCTTAACACCACCATCATTGATACCACACTTCTTACATTTTCTCGATCTTGAAAGTTAGTATAACTTGTTTTTATCAACAAGTACTTTAAGTCGAAGGATATAGTTTTGGTCAAAGTTCGTTTTGTACTAATAAATTACCCATTAAAACTTATCATTTCATAAATATCTGAGAAAAAAGGATTTTATATTCCAAATATGTTGTCctttcaaattctaaaatttaaaaagatagttACAAGGGCTGAAATGATGCGAGTGTTTTTCTGAAAATGTGTAACATTACTCTATGGTTCCAGACCTATGGGCTTTGAGCCATTATTACCATTATTAACTTCATttaaaatgttttgaaaaagaagattctATCTTCTCATTCACATTTTCACTCCTTCCATCTTCTGCAATCGTTCATTTTCTAAAATCTTCCATCTTTCTCAAAACGATACTTCTTCATCAAAAGTTCCTATGGCTTCTTAATCTCCTAGAGTTGTTGTTGCTTAAAAAATATCATCTTCATAAGTCCAAAACCCAACTCTTGTGAATGTCATTGCATCTTCTACTACTAATATTGTCGTGGCGGCCTTTAtcgttgttgctgctgctgcaaCTTCTAACTCTATTATCGCCGCTTCCTTATCTCAAATCCTTCATTAGCAAGATAAAGATGATATTCAAGTAATGGAACCACCTTCTTTGTTTGCCAATATAACTCAATTTTATAATGAAGATGCACTTTGAGCACCCTAAATTTAACTGTGGAGGCTACTAAGTTTTGACGAAGCCAGATattattttctttcaaaattaatgAAGTTATGCATTCTTTCTTAAGACCCCTTTCAACTCAAGAACAAGTAGAgtctacatcttttttttttctttcttcccaAATCACTTGCATCTCATATTTTGTAAAATCACCAAAGCCACTTATTTTGGTAGTTGAGTTTTTTGAACAACCCCTTCTAAAGAGTCAAACactactctattttctttttggATGTCGAGACTTGCTCTGACATACAAGTTCATATGAAAAATCATTAGGCATCACTCAAGCTCTAAAATTAGCCACCTTTAACCTTTCACACATTGCACCCTTTTTAAGAGGGGGTCTTTAACTTTGGTGTACTTTGGCcaacaatttttttatagtatGATGAGACCAATCTTGATAGAGTTTGTTGCTTTAACAAGTCTGCTTTCTGATAGAAAATGTGTATCTTAGCCTTCTGATTGTCTTAAAGACACTTTTGATATTAAGTTTGACTCGACTGTTATCTCAGGCTTTGTTCAAAATAACATGGGTACAAGTGGTGACCCTATTTCTAATAGCGAGTATGTAGCTTTTTTTTATGTTAGCAGATGTAATGCATTTGTTTTTTTTGTCCCAAgtcaatttaaatacaaaaatcaaCTATCATCCTTTAGTGATCATGCTACATAATGAAAAATACATCGACCTTTCATCCCTTATTATAGGTCAACTATATGAGTCTTTATCTCTAATGGTTAGTGCGTTGAGGAAAATCCTCGATTAACCTATTTGGCCCTATATAGGTTGTGAATCTTTGGTTGAAGCTATTTTAGAACCACAATTCACTTCTTCTTCGATCAACATTCCAAAGTCATCTATTGAATTGATGGAGTTCGACTTTCCTTCTTCTCATTGTCGAAACCCAAAAATATGCCTACTACAGAATCCTTTTGTCATTTCCTTTCTTTATTGTTGAACATTATATCAGATGACAATACCTCTTATTATCCTAATGCATTCACCTATCGACCAAGTGTTTTGCTCTTTCTCAATTTTTTCCTAAGTTTCAAACCAGAAAATCAGACCATTGTTAATGGCTTATGGTCACGTATTTTCACTCCCAACTCCTTTTTGTCGGGCTTCCTCGTGATTCAACAATggctctgaaaaaaaaaattagtgacaTATTTACTTCAATATGTAGCTTGACAATTTGGGTTAGGTTAAGTACTACCTTTTCCTTTATCTCTTGACCTAAAAGCACAAATGGTTCATTATAAAATGtcaaagatagaaaaatttgaCAGTTTTGGATTTCAATCACCAAATAATGAACAAACAATATCAGCATTTGGATGTTGTCTGTTACTTCTTGTCTACCTCCTCATTCCACACATGGTGGTCAAATTATTTTGTTTCTCAATACTCCTCAATCGATCAAGTTCTGTCTATTAGTAAACTGCCACAGCGTTGAAGAAAACCAAGGATAACCACATAGCGAAAATATTACAGTTTGAGAAGTATTAcaaagggcttgtttgggtgagtttctaagaaaatatattttttgagttatctttttttaaaagatcttatgaaaaagtaattttatgtttggatatctcatgcaaaaagatttttttatttatcaattatatttgggtataataatataaaagtatttatttatttattatgcaaaaaatatttttttatgaaaaaaatcttttgaaaaaagcTGTAAATTGTAGCTTcttacaaaatatatttttttctagtgcttttatttttattactagaaatttgctaaaaacgctaaaaaaaaagcttttttcattaaaaaagatatttttttatcaaaataataacacTCAAACAAGCACAAAGTCAAATggtactttaaaaaaataaaatggattttcaataaaattttttagatttaaaaaaaaaagaaaaagaggcatATTTTGATATGGGTTTTTGATTGATATATTTAATATGAATTATTTAATAAACTTGTTTTAGATAAGCTGaaagtgaagaaagaaaaaaggtaaACCCCCTTATAAGATATAATTTGTATACACTCGTTTTccttaaaattaactaattttgcAGACAAATTCTTAATAAATCTTAATATCCAGACCCaaattatcttttcctttttattaagGGGAAACAAAAGCTTAACTTTTAAGTTATCCTGCCCAAAAGTGTTTTCATAGAAGCAAACATTAGTGAATGAAGGAAATATTTTCTTCACATACGAAGCAATATATTATTTGCAAACTTGATAATATTAGTAATCTTACTTTAACTTAAAAATTGCAGAGTGAGTGATAGTACATAAtagtctttctttctttctctctcaaaataatgaaatattgTTCATGGTTGCATAGTTGATTTGATTAAGACAACTTACCTTATAGCCTGTCATTTTCTGCGAAGAAGCAGCACTTCTCGAATTCATTGGTCAATAAGATATGGCAAGGAAACCAgtagtctatatatatatatatatatatatatatatatatatatatatatatatatatatatatatatgtatgtatatatatattccctCTTAAgagttgaaacaaaataaaagaaaaaaatgggaaTAATTTAGAAATTTCTGCGCAGAACAAGTAGGAGTCAAAAACCTTGAAAACGGAACGCCTTAAAAGAACAACACGTTTATATATCCATTTACTTTGAAATATAAAACTTGCCGGCACGGACCTTCTTTGTGCGACGacttcttcaaagttcaaacacacTAATTCCATCATCACCATTATCAATACCAATTCCAACAATATCATTCCCTGCAACATCATCATTGATTCATTCTTCATCACACTTCACAAACCAAAATTATATTCGCCTTCAAATAAATCAATTCTCGTACCTTCTCACTTCTCAGTTCTCATCAACAAAAACATGAAGCTTTGGCCATGGCCTTGGGCCACTTCCATATCTACCCTCTTCTTCATCGTTGTTTCCACCTTCCTTGTCCTTCGGTTCTTCCGCAAAACCTCTGCTCTCCAAATCCTCAATAAATGGTGGCTCTCCTTCGAGGACCGACTCCATGTCCACCAGTCCTTCAAAGTCCCACTCTACAACCACCATTTCCAGGAGAATCATCTCTACCGGAAAATCCTCACCTACCTTGATTCTCTCCCTTCGGTACAAGACTCCGATTACACTAACCTCTTCTCCGGCCACAACCCCGCAGATATCTACCTCCACCTCGACGCCAACCAGACCATTCAGGACATCTTCCTCGGCGCCAAGCTCTCTTGGACCAAGACCAATGACGCCGTCATCGGCGGCGTCGGTTCCGATTCCGCCGCTCTCGTGCTCCGAATCAAGAAGAAGGACAAGCGCAGGGTTTTCCGGCAGTACTTCCAGCACATTCTTTCCGTGGCGGAGGAAATTGAACTGCGAAGGAAGGAGATCAGGCTGTACACGAACTCCAGCGCCGGCGAGTCGTCGCGGTGGAGGTCGGTCGCGTTCACGCATCCGGCGAGCTTCGATACGGTGGCGATGGACGCCGAGCTGAAGAACAAGGTGAAATTGGATCTGGACCAGTTCCTCAAGTCAAAGCAGTACTATCACCGGTTAGGCCGCGTTTGGAAGCGGAGCTACCTCCTCTACGGTGCCTCCGGCACGGGGAAATCGAGCTTCATCGCCGCGATGGCGAAGTTCCTTTGCTACGACATCTACGACATCGATGTTTCGAAGGTAACCGACGGATCCAATTGGAAAACTCTGCTGATGCAAACGACGAGCAAATCGATGATTGTGATCGAGGACCTAGACCGGTTGCTGTCTGGAAAGTCAACGGCGGTGATCAGCGTTTCGAGCATGCTGAACTTCATGGACGGCATCGTTTCGTGCTGCGGCGAGGAGCGCGTGATGGTGTTCACGATGAACGGCACGAAGGATGAGGTGGATCAAGCGGTGCTGAGGCCTGGTAGGGTTGACGTTCACATACACTTTCCCTTATGCGATTTCTCAACGTTCAAGATTCTCGCGAGCAGTTACCTAGGGCTTAAGGAACACAAGCTTTTCACTCAGGTGGAGGAAGTTTTCCAGACTGGGGCACGGCTTAGCCCTGCCGAAGTCGGCGAGATTATGATATCGAACCGGAATTCACCGACTCGGGCCTTGAAAACGGTTATAACGGCTTTGCAGGCTCAATCAAACGGTGGTGGTGATTCGAGGAGAGCAAGAGGGGGAGGGAGGTTGAGTGAGAGCGGCTCGGGTCGGAGCAGTGATGATAACGAACCGGGTGCGGTTATATG
This region of Arachis hypogaea cultivar Tifrunner chromosome 8, arahy.Tifrunner.gnm2.J5K5, whole genome shotgun sequence genomic DNA includes:
- the LOC112705869 gene encoding AAA-ATPase At2g46620; the protein is MKLWPWPWATSISTLFFIVVSTFLVLRFFRKTSALQILNKWWLSFEDRLHVHQSFKVPLYNHHFQENHLYRKILTYLDSLPSVQDSDYTNLFSGHNPADIYLHLDANQTIQDIFLGAKLSWTKTNDAVIGGVGSDSAALVLRIKKKDKRRVFRQYFQHILSVAEEIELRRKEIRLYTNSSAGESSRWRSVAFTHPASFDTVAMDAELKNKVKLDLDQFLKSKQYYHRLGRVWKRSYLLYGASGTGKSSFIAAMAKFLCYDIYDIDVSKVTDGSNWKTLLMQTTSKSMIVIEDLDRLLSGKSTAVISVSSMLNFMDGIVSCCGEERVMVFTMNGTKDEVDQAVLRPGRVDVHIHFPLCDFSTFKILASSYLGLKEHKLFTQVEEVFQTGARLSPAEVGEIMISNRNSPTRALKTVITALQAQSNGGGDSRRARGGGRLSESGSGRSSDDNEPGAVICRESFHTVREFRKLYGLLRMGSRRKEEKEYSGPIEKDTQSIEGRVG